The DNA window TCCTCTCCGAAGGCAATATGACGAGGAAGATAAATATTAAAGATTTTATCTGCATCCATGGGGTGATTGAATTTAGCAATCATTGCCAAAATGACTGCCTATATTGCGGTTTACGTTCGGGGGCGAAGATTAGCCGTTACCGGATGACAAAAAAGGAGATCGTAGAAAGGGTGGTGGAGGTGGTGGAAAATAAGGGTTATAAACTTTTGGTCCTCCAATCCGGAGAGGATTACTTCTTTTCCGCCGCCGACCTCGCAGAGGTTGTGAGGGAGATAAAGTCAAGGGTTAAGGTCTTTATCTTTTTAAGTTGCGGAGAAAGGGGGGAGGAGTTTTACGCCACTCTCCGCCGGGCGGGTGCTTCCGGTATCCTTTTAAGATTTGAAACCTCTAACCCCATTCTCTTTTCTCGCCTCCATCCCAATGGTAAATCATTGGAAAGGAGATTGTCCCATCTTAAATTCTTAAGGGAGATGGGCTATTTCCTGGCTACTGGGTTTTTAGTCGGTTTGCCCGGGCAGAAGGTTGAGGATATCGCAGAAGATATCTTAACCGTTATGAAATTAAAGCCGGAGATGGTCTCTCTCGGTCCTTTCCTCCCTTCTCCTGATACCCCATTAGCCAATTTTCAACCACCGGACACGGATCTGGTCTTAAAGACAATCGCCATCATTCGCCTCCTCCATAAGAGGGCGAGGATTCCGGTCTCCACCGCCTTAGAGACTCTTCATCCGGAAGGGAGAAAGAGAGCCCTCCAGGCGGGCGCCAATGCCTTAATGTTCATTTTGACACCGGAGAGGTATCGGTCGCTTTATACCCTCTATCCCAATCGGGCTTTTAATGAAGAGGAGATTTGGGAGAAGTATGGACTTTATAAATATGAGAAGAGTTATGATATGCTGGAGGAGCGCTTAAAGTCGGAGATTGAAAGATGACGGAGACGGAAAAAGAGATAAAAGAGATTGTGAACGAAGATTTATTCTTTAACCTCTTGGAGGGGAAAGCCCACCCGGATAAGAAGGAAGTAGAAGAGATTCTCAAAAAAGGGGAGAAGAAGAAAGGGCTTTCCCTCTCTGAGGTTTCCGCCCTCTTGAATGTCCAGGATAAAGATTTGATTGAAGAGATAGCGAGGGTGGCGGGAAAGGTGAAGCGGGAAATCTATGGGGAACGGCTTGTCCTCTTTGCCCCTCTTTACCTTTCTAACTTCTGTATCAACGACTGTGAGTATTGTGGCTTCCACCGGCGGAATCCCCACCCGAGAAGGAAATTGAGTTTGGAAGAGATTGCCGAGGAGGTGCGAATCCTTTTGCGGATGGGGCACAAGAGGGTTCTGGTGGAAGCGGGTGAGGACCCAGAAAATAATTCCATCTCTTATATCGTTTCCGCGATTAAGAAGATTTATGAGACGAAGGAGGGAAAGGGGGAGATTAGAAGGGTGAATGTTAATATCTCGGCAACGACGGTGGAAAATTACCGGCGTCTGAAAGAGGTAGGAATTGGTACTTACCAGTTATTCCAAGAGACCTACCACCGCAAGACCTACGAGAGAATCCATAATGGACCAAAAAGGGATTTTATGCGGCAAATCTTTGCCCACAACCGGGCTTTTCAGGCGGGAATTGATGATATCGGTCTTGGCGTACTCTTTGGCCTTTATGATTACCGATTTGAGGTCTTAGGTTTAGTCTCCCACGCCCAGTATTTAGAGAGGAGATTTGGTGTCGGTCCCCATACGATCTCCGTTCCCCGTTTCCGTCCGGCACCAACTGTCAATTTCTCTCCTTTCTATCAGGTTTCGGAGGAGGAACTATTAAAAATTATTGCCATCTTACGCCTGGCGGTTCCTTATACCGGAATGATCATCTCAACTCGGGAGCGAGGAGAGATTCGGGAGCGTGCCTTTGAGATTGGGATTTCCCAGACGAGCGCTGGTTCGCGTACCACTCCGGGTGGTTATAGCGCCTCGGAAAGTTCTCCCCAATTTGCCATCTCCGACCAGAGGAGGCTGGATGAGGTAATCTTGGGGATGTTAAAGAAGAATTTTATCCCCAGTTTCTGCACCGCCTGCTATCGCTCCGGTCGGACCGGGGAGCGATTTATGAGTTTGGCAAAACCCGGGGATATCCATCTCCTCTGCCGACCCAATGGCCTTCTGACTTTCAAAGAATATCTGGAAGATTATGCCTCACCCGAAGTGAAGGAATTGGGGGAGAAGGTTTTAAGTTTTTATTTAAAAAAGGTTAACTCGGGTTTGAGGGAGAAGACCGAAGAACTATTAAAGAGGATTTCCGCCGGGGAGCGCGATCTCTATTTTTAAAGTGGATAAAATTCTAATCTTAGATTTTGGTTCCCAGTACACCCAATTG is part of the candidate division WOR-3 bacterium genome and encodes:
- the hydE gene encoding [FeFe] hydrogenase H-cluster radical SAM maturase HydE — its product is MCLTIPVQVKEVKGTKAIVQKGEEEFTIDITLLPEVKPKDWLLTISGLALKKVSEEDAQEILDFLNYSFITDPRRVSERFTRIIQESKFRLLNKEEIIYLLNTEGYEKEALLSEGNMTRKINIKDFICIHGVIEFSNHCQNDCLYCGLRSGAKISRYRMTKKEIVERVVEVVENKGYKLLVLQSGEDYFFSAADLAEVVREIKSRVKVFIFLSCGERGEEFYATLRRAGASGILLRFETSNPILFSRLHPNGKSLERRLSHLKFLREMGYFLATGFLVGLPGQKVEDIAEDILTVMKLKPEMVSLGPFLPSPDTPLANFQPPDTDLVLKTIAIIRLLHKRARIPVSTALETLHPEGRKRALQAGANALMFILTPERYRSLYTLYPNRAFNEEEIWEKYGLYKYEKSYDMLEERLKSEIER
- the hydG gene encoding [FeFe] hydrogenase H-cluster radical SAM maturase HydG produces the protein MTETEKEIKEIVNEDLFFNLLEGKAHPDKKEVEEILKKGEKKKGLSLSEVSALLNVQDKDLIEEIARVAGKVKREIYGERLVLFAPLYLSNFCINDCEYCGFHRRNPHPRRKLSLEEIAEEVRILLRMGHKRVLVEAGEDPENNSISYIVSAIKKIYETKEGKGEIRRVNVNISATTVENYRRLKEVGIGTYQLFQETYHRKTYERIHNGPKRDFMRQIFAHNRAFQAGIDDIGLGVLFGLYDYRFEVLGLVSHAQYLERRFGVGPHTISVPRFRPAPTVNFSPFYQVSEEELLKIIAILRLAVPYTGMIISTRERGEIRERAFEIGISQTSAGSRTTPGGYSASESSPQFAISDQRRLDEVILGMLKKNFIPSFCTACYRSGRTGERFMSLAKPGDIHLLCRPNGLLTFKEYLEDYASPEVKELGEKVLSFYLKKVNSGLREKTEELLKRISAGERDLYF